The window taataataataataataataataataataataatgataataataatacgtttTGTGACCAATTTATACATTCGGAAACCTTAATTTTACCTTCCAATGCTATTTCTCGCATTACATTATTTACGACAATAGATGAAACAGCTTGTATGTCGATGGTGTTATGAATTACTTTACCAACTACTTTTTTTCTAACTATCCAACTATCTAAACCACTCTAACTAACTATCTACTAAGTATCTTACTATCTATCTCACTATCTAACCATCTATCTTACTAATTAACTATTTAATATCCATGATTAATTAAAAGACTGGATAACACCTGACTGGTACATACACCTGGCAACACCCTCAAGTTAgcgtcgtttttctttttttttgtagcagttgttgttttttgttttgttttggtaatTAACTATCGAACCCAAATTCCACAGACTTCACTTCTTATCCTGTCTTTCCATCCTTCTATGACACAAAACAAACTCAATACAGCATCTTGTCAACCTCTttcaacttcccttccttcttccattgcCTGAGTGTGGACAGAAAAGCAGATTTACTGACATACTTGCTGTTAAACTCCTATATTCTTTCTTCACATCCTTCTAAGTCACAAAACAAACCCAAAACAGCATCTTGTCAACCTCTttcaacttcccttccttcttctaatgCCTGAGTGTGGACAGAAAAGCAGATAAACTGACATACTTGTTGTTAAATTCCTAtattctctcttctcatccttctaaGTCACAAAACAGCATATCAATCTCTTtcagcttcccttccttcatctattgCCTGCAGACCGTACATAAGCCAGGCACAGGACCCGGCAGTAGCTCAGGTCTCGTGCCTGGTGTAACATGCTCCCAGACACAGGCCCGCCGCGCCATGGGTCTCGCCCCTGGTGTAGGAGGTCCCAAGCACGAGGCCCTCTGGCACGGTGGGGGGCTAGTGGTCCTGTGTGTAGGATGGTCCCCTCCGCCCCTCACTGGTAGTCCGCGTCGCCCACGTCTCTCGCAAGGTACATCTCCAGGCCGGGGATGAACACGATTCTGCTCACAGCCTGAAGAAAGATGTAGGAAAGGAGGTATTTCGCTATTTGCAAGAatgagatgataaagatgataaataTATAGTTAGAAGTAAGTTTAAAGTAATGCACGATGGGAAAATAGTAACTGGTGTCTAACTtagaagaaataaaatgaggaaaagaaaattattgatgaaattattatattatcagaaatgacattactactactactgctactactactgctactaatactgctactactactactactactaccattactactactacgatatactactactactactactactactgaaacaaCCTCAAATACttactttttactattccaaaatGAGAGACTAGAGAaaattcattattattgttgttattattattattattattattattattattattattattattattattattattattattattattattattattattattattattattattattattattattattattattgttatttttgttgttgttgttgttgttatatagaTTACTTATGTTCtttaaacttctctctctctctctctctctctctctctctctctctctctctctctctctctctctctctctctctctctctctctctctctctctctctctctctctcacctcatagCAGATTATCAGAAAAAACAGGACAGGATGATCGCTGTAAGGAACGCCCCCATCTGGGTCCTGCGTTCAAAGGGCGTCAGCGTAGGAGGCGCCCCCGAGGAGTCCTGTGCCGATGCTGAGGACTCTGTAGGATGCCAGGATACGttaggactggtggtggtggtggtgatggtggtggtggtggtggtggtgatgtatttttttttttttttgtatttcgattttttggttattttttatctttatctatctcctcctcctcctcctcctcctcctcctcctccttcttctctttcttctcctccacctcctcctccttccctctctgtgtcctcctccttcttttccttactttacctcctcctcctcctcctcctcctcattctctctcaacAGCCTTGCAAGTGTTACAGCAGTAGCCATaacagcagcagaagcagaagcactagcagtagcagtagtagtaggaggaggaggaggaggtaatagtagtagttgtagtaagaggaggaggaggagggggaggaggaggaggggaagaggaggaggaggagtttcttGGTctttctaagagagagagagagagagagagagagagagagagagagagagagagagagagagagagagagagagagagagagagagagagagagagagagagagagagagagagagaaaagctacccagggaaggagaggtaaatacagacagacagacagaccagtcCTTCTCCAGTACCTGCTGCCGCCCCCCCGTCACTGATGACcactggggaggaggaagagagctccTGCTGGGGGGCCGGCCCTTCCCCGGGGGTAGGATCGATGCACAGGGTAGGGGTGGCCTCCGGGGGGGCGACCTCAACCTCTTCATCTGTCTCTGAAACCACGGCTGGGGGTAGGAGGCTTGGGGGTGGGCTGGGGCGTGGCGGGGGGAGCTGCACCCCCTTCCGCGGCAACCCTGGGGAGGAGGTgccgggtaggggaggaagggaggggggaacgTGCTTAGgggggggtgagtgggtgagagGGGGTGCGCGGGAGAGGGTTAGGCCGGTGGTGGTAACACTGCTTGGGTCAGCTTTGGGCTCCACCGAtgcaagattgtcgtactcagagcatagtatttacctgtttctgacgcctaactattgccaagaaacatcaggatctaactcttttaacgacaactataaatgagtttcgtttttggagcccagaagacagttttggggtaggaagtcgggaaatataagcggctgagtacgacaatctggcaacgttggctttGGGATGTATTCTTATGCGTTTCGGCGCCCAACCtcagtcagagacacgccagtcctcgttgacagaccgacttggtcggctagatttcgatcgccgatagagtcggtctgtcggctccctgctacgggccgcctttggcaaaggcccgtgctccctcttgcAGCAATCTCCCCCCCCAACCTCAgtttcgacaaggctttcgtaggagtttcgggcatttccaggggcagttgaacgatcctggtggtagtgtgacccttcttctgtaccctgaacgtgaaaaaacactcatgaaagcccgattaatctccttttcggcctttggaaatatagttgatgtgagaggcggaagcgtctgagaaaaccgcCCAAGAAGCTATGCAATGTTGACATGGTGCAGTTAGGTTaatagtcatctctctctctctctctctctctctctctctctctctctctctctctctctctctctctctattagtcGCTTGCTTGGCCAGGCTGGGCAGCGCAAAAATCAAGGTTAAAATGAATCAAATATCATCAAACTGTTTAACTATTGAGATGTGGTAGCTGTTAAAGACGTCTGTATGTATTTAGACGTTAATAGCGACGTTGTTAATAGCAGCGTCGTTATTCTGGTAGGTAAGTAAAGTTAGCGGCATGTGTTACAGCTGCGCGTTGCTCCGGTGCTCAACTCCGTCTCGCTGCGGCAAAGATGGAGACAGTGCGAGATAGTCCATTGAAACTGATGGTAAAAAGATTAGATTAGTAGAGTTATGGCGTCATGCTGTGGTGGTAACAGTATGgcgggcgcgcacacacacacacacacacacacacacacacacacacacacacacacacacacacacacacaaagaagaagaagagaaggtgaaggaaagaaagagctaCCATCTATTCTAATACCATCTAGAACTataactaagaagaagaagaagaagaagtaaaaacagATAGAATagataaaaactctctctctctctctctctctctctctctcacctggggtCAGCGTGGAGAATCTAAAGGTCTCGTTCACGTCGCTCTCGCCAAACTCATTCGTGGCGGTCACCTGGACGTGGTAGGCGGCGGCGGGCTGCAGGTTCTCGAAGGTGTGGCTGCTGGAGtgcagcgtggaggaggaggaggtgccgggGACGGTGAAGTTGACCCACTGATCCACGGGGTCGCTCGcctgaagggaggggaaggaaagggagtgaagagggggatgTATGGCGAAGATCAGGGTGACGGTgttattgctgttgctgctgctgctgctgctgctgcagctgtTGCTACTGTTCCTAGCAGTGCCCAGAAATCGGCTAGCGAGTCGTGCTCTCAgtccagggatggagtgaatacaagagtcgtgtattcgaatacgaatacaaatacttCAGACTCCAACTAATATGAATACAAATTCATGTACACTGAAATGGTcttaatttgaatacaaatacgaatacttcttgaaagtattcatgaatacattcatgaatacttttcattgaaaaataccttaaTTCCTGACGTAACGGGTAcagcactgttctaaagttatgcaacagcaGCTCCTGAACATGCAGTGACTCGTGGCTGGCGCCAGCACTCAGCGCGGGGACACACCACACTTACCTGGAACACGGCTGATGTTTATCATggtaaattttgaagtattcgtcggattattcgcagaatacgaatacttttcccttgtattcaaaTACGAACAAGAATACTTTGTTTTCTGTCGATAactattcgaatacgaatacgaatacactcaCATATGGTGATCGAATGTATTCCAGTACGAATACACTCACATATGGTGATCGAATGTATTCCAGTACGAATACACTCACATATGGTGATCGAATGTATTCCAGTACGAATACCGAGTACGAACACTCCATCCCGGGCTCTCACCGGAGGGTGCTTGCCGGCGATCAGGCGGCCAGCGCGTGGCCTGGGCGGGGCGGCGGTACTCACGTTCCCGTAGTTGATGGAGTAGGCCAGCACCGGCGCGTAGCTCTCCACGTCCCAGATCAGGGTGTAGGTCGTGTTGTCGTCGCCGTGCGGGGGGCTGAAGTACCTGGAGGTTTAATGGAGTGTTTAGTAGGCTTTAATGTGGTAGTAATTATGATGTGGCGAAATTGCGTCCTTTTCAAAACATAAGAGCGTGAGAACTCAGTGTGCAAGAGGTCAGTCAAGCCACACTGGCCGCCTCATTTTTTCCAGCacgggaagcagctcaagggaaaaaaaaaatgctcctagaaaaatacgtagaagagtgaccaaaagagatgAGATCAAAGTAGTGCTAACTCATTACTGATGATTACTCTGTAGTCtgtaccccccccccttctcctcctcctcctcctcctgctgcggcGTACCTGACGGGCCTGGGTCGCCCCGTGAGGCTGAGCACGGCGGAGGCGTTGCCCATGTAGTTGGTAGCGTTGCAGGTGTACACGCCGAAGTCTTCCAGTGTTACCACATTGAAGTGAAGCGTGtacctgtggagagagagagagagagagagagagagagagagagagagagagagagagagagagagagagagagagagagagagagagagagagagagaggggtgggtggggtggagagagagattggagagatggagggaaagaagggtagagaaagggagaaaagggagaaaaggatgagtttgtttcttaattttttttttctcctcctcctcctactactactactagtactactactgctactactactcctactaccaccactactactactactactactactactactactactactattactactacaaccaccaccactactactacaactaccactactactactactactactacaactaccactactactactactactactactactactactactactaccattacgcACATCCCGTTGGCTGTCACGCTCTTCGCTAGGCGCATGGGATCAACGGGTATGTCCCCAGTTCGATACCAGCTGACCCGCGCTCTCGGTTCAGCCTCCACGAAGCAGGCCAAGGTCGCGGGGTAGGTCACGCCTGTAAAGACCTCCTCATTCTCgacctgcaccttgggagggtctgtcagggagagagagaggggggtgaggaaggaaggaaggaaggggagggagagagaaaggtgggttaagtgagagagagagagagagagagagagagagagagagagagagagagagagagagagagagagagagagagaaaagaagataaaaaaacagtGATAACGAtaacctctacttcctcctcctcctcctcctcctcttcctcctttgctatctctcttattctcctccttcactttttactaacctttcttctcctcttcctcttcctcttcctcctcctcctcctcctcctcctcctcctccttctcctccttttctaactccttcttctcattccccacctcttttcctcctcctcctcctcctcctcctcctcctcctactactactactactactactactactactacacgtaCACATGACTTgcagggtgatggtggtggaggcgtTGGTGGCGGCGCCGTTGGTAGCCGTGCACGTGTAGACCCCGTTGTCCTCCGGCTGCGCCTTCGTCACCAGGAGCTCGTTGCCTGAAGTGCGCCGCGTGAGGTTACGGCCCTGCGGGTGTGTggatgagagaggggaaggaaggggaggaaggaaaaattagtgTCTCGTTAGGAAGAAGTGGAATTCATTaaaccgtccgctgcgattggcacggatttcgccttcactggtagcctggtaacacatacagtcccaggtctttctctgcctctgtggtggatagtggagtgtttcccatgtggtattggtgtgctggatatcccctcccaaggtgcaggactttacatttttcttcattgaattgtagcagccactttttgtttcattcctgtagcttggtgatgtcttctgataggaaatccgcagtcaaggggtcaaTTAATATTATCTACACATTTATCACCATCAACTTCTCTTTTGTacccctatcacacacacacacacacacacacacacacacacacacacacacacacacacacacacacacacatacacacaaacacacacacacacaccttcacgctCCAGGTCACGGTCGGCTCGGGGCTTCCTTGGGCGTGGCAGGCGAGATTGACGGAGCTACCCATCTTGACGGTCACCATGGTGCGGTTCTTGCCCGGGTACACGGTGGGCGGCACtgcggtgggggggtggggggggaggggtcagtAGTGGAAGGCATCCACGTACTACTTGAAATCGTGTGTCAAATATTCTGTGCATATTGAGTAAGATCAGGGGCGTATTTAGGACCTTAAAACATTGGGGGCTTAGCCCAGTCCAAAATGCTGGGTGGTTGGAGGCGAGAGAAGCGCAGAGTTTTCAGGGTAATTCTGAGCCCCCGCTGACATACATTAGCGTCAAtttatgtgttattgtatttagcagtaacactgaaaatatggcaagtgtgtcataataaaactttcaaggtcatcatcaaattatggtaaagcataAGCACATTTAAGCGCTTAAGACTGATGTATCATATATATAAATGTTCTGGACAAACAACTTCAaatcattattttttacttttttgctctactcgcctaaaaaaaaaaactttcagccTTTTGCCTTAATAACCTTAAAATAGGCGTATCAAGTGTTTATCCCGTCGTCACAGCCCAGGTAATAATGTCGCGATGGTATAAATAATGTGGCCGCTCAGGTTGCATCTCCTGCAGCCTACAACTCCACTACCGCTGGGGACATTTTATAAATTTAGATGCTGGTTTTTACTCCTGCCACGTCATCAGTTCCTGCAGGCTGCAAGTTATTTAATATAGGGTTAAAGACGTATTAAAAGCTTATTTTACTGTTATGCTTTTAACTTAATTTTATATCAACGAAGTTCGATCTCGCGTAAGTCACGTAACTAATGACCACAGGTTTTTGTCCtcagcaaaatatcaataaaaagaccTCTTGAAATTTGCTAAATAATAACTGGATCCTTTGGAAACCAGAAAAATTACGGTCCCTCGTTCCACTTTGAACTGCTGAATGCTGGAGCAATGCGGTGCAGTGCGCACATGTGACATTTCCCATCATTACAGTATTCATAACTACCGCACCATATTTTTTAAGGAGTTAGTGTGCCTTGTGTGACAAAAAGAACCCCTCAGCTACACTATGGCTGCTTTCTAGCTGGCTAAAGAGCCCTCTGCTTCACCAACCTGACCTAACAGACAATGTAAAGGCAGCGGTAGTCCCCCGCCCTGACTTATCTACAGTTAGCGCACAACAGGAAgtaactctttctcctcctgctcttgccTTGGAGGCTGCACCTGATTGCCTTGGTCCCCTTTCTTTTTGAAAAGTTTCTTATATCCAAAGCCTCAAACTCAGGTCTTGCTCACTGCTCCCAATCAACAAGCTCTCTCGCTCACACGTGTGCGTGGGCCGGAATACGCACCTTGGCTGGCGCCTGGCACCACTTAACAAAAACTATCATTTTGTATTGGCCTGGCTGCggctattcttaaaaaaaaaaatctttgagaTCCGGGGCTATTCATATAACATTCGGGGCTGTAGCCCCGAGAGCCCAGGCCTAACTACGCCACTGAGTAAGATTTTGCAGCGCTTTGGCCAGGGAACTCCCCGAGTGGGCCGCCCAAACGGACCTCACAGGTGAGTGGGACCTATTGACCTTGAAAAGCCACTCCCGTTCACCTCGCATGCTCAGGGTGTGGTTGACGGTGATCAGCGGCTGCGTGGACAGCTCGCACGTGTAGATTCCCCCGTCTCCTGCCCCGGCGTCCTGCAGGGTGAGGTTCGTCCCGTTGAGGCTGAAGCGGTCGTCCCTGGTCACAgcctgaggggagggagggcgtgAGGTAGACGCTTCatcagggaggaaagaaaaggaaaggaaggaaaaggatggagaggaatagaaagtgagagtggaaaaggaagggaaaaaggaaaggaaaggagagtgggaaaggaagaagagaagaaaaaaggggaaaaaaagaataaaagggacaAATCATCTTTATTTAAGGCTACCCTGAAATTTAACATTTCCCACGAGtatcacaaaaaataaataaactcgtACCAAAGCAACATagacaacaaaaacaaaccaaagcaattaaaaacaataagaaaacacaaaaaaacacccaaTCACTCACAAGCAAAGAAAAAACAGCTCAAACAATGAATTAAATGGCAACTCGAACGCTCAATGTTTACAGTAG of the Eriocheir sinensis breed Jianghai 21 chromosome 24, ASM2467909v1, whole genome shotgun sequence genome contains:
- the LOC127003041 gene encoding protein amalgam-like isoform X4, yielding MLLMMLMILLGCLVSFSTAQVNDFGHVLGAGPSGGSPWSTGDNDYYYDSLNPAHSLPVITTRSQHLLANQGEDVLLPCTVKNLGEYSLVWRRGGQILWLLQEKPEGALEQAVTRDDRFSLNGTNLTLQDAGAGDGGIYTCELSTQPLITVNHTLSMRVPPTVYPGKNRTMVTVKMGSSVNLACHAQGSPEPTVTWSVKGRNLTRRTSGNELLVTKAQPEDNGVYTCTATNGAATNASTTITLQVMYPPKVQVENEEVFTGVTYPATLACFVEAEPRARVSWYRTGDIPVDPMRLAKSVTANGMYTLHFNVVTLEDFGVYTCNATNYMGNASAVLSLTGRPRPVRYFSPPHGDDNTTYTLIWDVESYAPVLAYSINYGNASDPVDQWVNFTVPGTSSSSTLHSSSHTFENLQPAAAYHVQVTATNEFGESDVNETFRFSTLTPDEEVEVAPPEATPTLCIDPTPGEGPAPQQELSSSSPVVISDGGAAAESSASAQDSSGAPPTLTPFERRTQMGAFLTAIILSCFF
- the LOC127003041 gene encoding protein amalgam-like isoform X1 encodes the protein MLLMMLMILLGCLVSFSTAQVNDFGHVLGAGPSGGSPWSTGDNDYYYDSLNPAHSLPVITTRSQHLLANQGEDVLLPCTVKNLGEYSLVWRRGGQILWLLQEKPEGALEQAVTRDDRFSLNGTNLTLQDAGAGDGGIYTCELSTQPLITVNHTLSMRVPPTVYPGKNRTMVTVKMGSSVNLACHAQGSPEPTVTWSVKGRNLTRRTSGNELLVTKAQPEDNGVYTCTATNGAATNASTTITLQVMYPPKVQVENEEVFTGVTYPATLACFVEAEPRARVSWYRTGDIPVDPMRLAKSVTANGMYTLHFNVVTLEDFGVYTCNATNYMGNASAVLSLTGRPRPVRYFSPPHGDDNTTYTLIWDVESYAPVLAYSINYGNASDPVDQWVNFTVPGTSSSSTLHSSSHTFENLQPAAAYHVQVTATNEFGESDVNETFRFSTLTPGLPRKGVQLPPPRPSPPPSLLPPAVVSETDEEVEVAPPEATPTLCIDPTPGEGPAPQQELSSSSPVVISDGGAAAESSASAQDSSGAPPTLTPFERRTQMGAFLTAIILSCFF
- the LOC127003041 gene encoding protein amalgam-like isoform X3; translation: MLLMMLMILLGCLVSFSTAQVNDFGHVLGAGPSGGSPWSTGDNDYYYDSLNPAHSLPVITTRSQHLLANQGEDVLLPCTVKNLGEYSLVWRRGGQILWLLQEKPEGALEQAVTRDDRFSLNGTNLTLQDAGAGDGGIYTCELSTQPLITVNHTLSMRVPPTVYPGKNRTMVTVKMGSSVNLACHAQGSPEPTVTWSVKGRNLTRRTSGNELLVTKAQPEDNGVYTCTATNGAATNASTTITLQVMYPPKVQVENEEVFTGVTYPATLACFVEAEPRARVSWYRTGDIPVDPMRLAKSVTANGMYTLHFNVVTLEDFGVYTCNATNYMGNASAVLSLTGRPRPVRYFSPPHGDDNTTYTLIWDVESYAPVLAYSINYGNASDPVDQWVNFTVPGTSSSSTLHSSSHTFENLQPAAAYHVQVTATNEFGESDVNETFRFSTLTPETDEEVEVAPPEATPTLCIDPTPGEGPAPQQELSSSSPVVISDGGAAAESSASAQDSSGAPPTLTPFERRTQMGAFLTAIILSCFF
- the LOC127003041 gene encoding protein amalgam-like isoform X5 — encoded protein: MLLMMLMILLGCLVSFSTAQVNDFGHVLGAGPSGGSPWSTGDNDYYYDSLNPAHSLPVITTRSQHLLANQGEDVLLPCTVKNLGEYSLVWRRGGQILWLLQEKPEGALEQAVTRDDRFSLNGTNLTLQDAGAGDGGIYTCELSTQPLITVNHTLSMRVPPTVYPGKNRTMVTVKMGSSVNLACHAQGSPEPTVTWSVKGRNLTRRTSGNELLVTKAQPEDNGVYTCTATNGAATNASTTITLQVMYPPKVQVENEEVFTGVTYPATLACFVEAEPRARVSWYRTGDIPVDPMRLAKSVTANGMYTLHFNVVTLEDFGVYTCNATNYMGNASAVLSLTGRPRPVRYFSPPHGDDNTTYTLIWDVESYAPVLAYSINYGNASDPVDQWVNFTVPGTSSSSTLHSSSHTFENLQPAAAYHVQVTATNEFGESDVNETFRFSTLTPESSASAQDSSGAPPTLTPFERRTQMGAFLTAIILSCFF
- the LOC127003041 gene encoding protein amalgam-like isoform X2: MLLMMLMILLGCLGHVLGAGPSGGSPWSTGDNDYYYDSLNPAHSLPVITTRSQHLLANQGEDVLLPCTVKNLGEYSLVWRRGGQILWLLQEKPEGALEQAVTRDDRFSLNGTNLTLQDAGAGDGGIYTCELSTQPLITVNHTLSMRVPPTVYPGKNRTMVTVKMGSSVNLACHAQGSPEPTVTWSVKGRNLTRRTSGNELLVTKAQPEDNGVYTCTATNGAATNASTTITLQVMYPPKVQVENEEVFTGVTYPATLACFVEAEPRARVSWYRTGDIPVDPMRLAKSVTANGMYTLHFNVVTLEDFGVYTCNATNYMGNASAVLSLTGRPRPVRYFSPPHGDDNTTYTLIWDVESYAPVLAYSINYGNASDPVDQWVNFTVPGTSSSSTLHSSSHTFENLQPAAAYHVQVTATNEFGESDVNETFRFSTLTPGLPRKGVQLPPPRPSPPPSLLPPAVVSETDEEVEVAPPEATPTLCIDPTPGEGPAPQQELSSSSPVVISDGGAAAESSASAQDSSGAPPTLTPFERRTQMGAFLTAIILSCFF